The Phalacrocorax carbo chromosome 2, bPhaCar2.1, whole genome shotgun sequence region CAAGTGCGAAATGTCCTTTTTCTTGGATCTTGCCAGTCTATTTTTCTATCATTATGTTTACTAATGACTGTGTTGTGGGTTACTAATGAgccagttatttaaaaataatgaaaggatCCATTGCGTATCAGCGAGAAGAAGTGTActtaagattattttatttgtagagGTATGTAAGATAGGCTTAATGAAAAATGCACTGAAACAAATGCTGGGAATTTCCTGTGTACTATcatagttttggttttttgttgttcatgAAAATGTTTGTACTTTTTTATCATTGTCTTTTATGAAATATAATGTTCTAAAGAtcgtgtttgtttgtttattctgaGGTTCTGTGGAGAATGTAtcttctttgcattttgtttatAGACAAAGTGCTTGTTTCTGTAGTGCTCCATACCTCAAAGTAGCAACAAAAGGAAGGGAAACCTGGCCAGGTTCAAACCCTAAACTTCTATTCAGAAGAGCAATACTTACAgaatgcagaaatgcagaatacTTTTATTcagaagagtattttaaaacaaagtcaaTACGCATTCTTCCTAAAGTTAACAAAGTGAATAAACAACTTGACTGTTACCGTTAGTGATTTACTATGAAATCTAAAGCTGTTGTTACAGTCAGAAACTAAGTTCTTATCATTTATGGAAATCTTAATTTGCACATCTGAATTTCCATGCTTAATGTCAGCTTCTATTCCACTGGCTCACTAACTACTGCTGTGGTTGAGTAAGAAAAGGGACTGAGGAGAACAGCAATGGAGTAATGTCGGTAACCAGCATCATTAGCTGTGAACACCacctggaggaagaaaaaacaaatacgACACAAATGAGAATTGATCTCTGGATACGAGCCTAGATGGAACCGTTGTGATCATTTTATCTAACCTCCCACAAAACTTTGGAAATAGCTTCTCCTGTGGTGATTTGATCAGTGTGATCTGTGACTGCCTGTTGCACACAGTTTTTCCACTGGTTAAATATCCTTTGTTAAAAGCATACCTGTCActtgtattatttaaaattttatcaaatatatttcttatcCAAATTGGGGTTTCCTTATTGGTACTTGTAAATGgcaacaagatttttttccttagtgaaGATTTACATTGAACCCCATTGactgtgtttgtttaaaaaaaaaaaggggggggtggCGGCATTCTTTCAAGTATTTGAATACTTATATTGCTCTTATGAAGTCCTGAACTTTGAGGTACAGAATTAAACATAGTGCTACAGTAACTACCATCAGGCCAAAATGTGGAGCAATGAATGTCTTTAATCCTACTGACATAGCTAGTAGATAGAGGAGGACTGCATTAGTCATTTGGCCACAACGTGATAATGACCTTATGTATGAATCATTTACAACAGTCCTTTTACCAACTGCTCCATCAGTTCATATCCTGTCCTTTGATTTCTCCTTCTACACAGTAGATTATTTTATGTTGTGAGATGATGGGTGTCAACTTTTAAAATAGACATGGTTTAGTAACATTCTGTGATGCTTAGCTTATGCTCCTTTCAgctttaataaaagaaatgcatATGGAACAACCAGTGAACTTAGCAAAACATGATCCCTACTGaggcttatttttaagaaaggagGATCTTGCACTCtggattaaattaatttctagtcTGGAATATAGACTTAAAAGTTATCTTGATGTGTAATCAATTTACTTGCATGctataaatatttcatgttacctcttttatttcagttatcaCAGAGGGCAAGACTACCCATCATAACCTTCATTATTGTCTAGAATAAGAACGTCGCATCCATTTCAAGGAGgcagaaacaaaatttaacCCAGGTGTTTGCCACCTTTTTTCTAAGGAGATGAGGAATGGCTGTTTGAGCAGCAGCTGTAAACTGTACAGCTGGTGGTGCTCACTGATCTGTCAGAGTCCAGCAAACAACTAATACagggcggctgctgctgctgctgctgaaaggtcATGTGGAAGGGCTGATGCTGTGGAGGGGAAGAGGACAGCCCCCAAGGAGTCCCAAACCCTGCAGCTGGCCTCGGTACCAGGTTTGGACCACCTTCATCTAACCAGTTTATCTGTCCCATGCAAAGTAAAAAGGCCTGTTGCACTTTCTTTCCATTGTAAACTGAGGATCCAAGCATCCAGAACACAGTTCATACTCCCATTatctttaaaattcttaaaCTTTGTCTGCAGCCGTACAAATACTGGAtccaaaaggcagaaaaatgcttttcccaGGAGACTTAACAGAGTACTCCACCTGTCTTCCTTCAGGTGTCTAGAAATAAGGTGTCACAGAAAGAATCCCAGGCTTAAGTACAGGTAGAAGAATGGAGAACCTGTAAGTAATGCACCTAAGAGCTTATTGAGAGTTATAGGGAAGCTAGTAACTAGGTACTCTCATGGGTATATTGTTACAAAGCTTTGAGACTGTGGATCTGAAGTGTtagtgcaaaaatattttaaagtgaaacGAAAGTTCAACATGTGCAATTAGTAATTAAAGCCTAGACATATAAAGTATTCTTTGCAACTAAAGTACAGGAGAAAATGAATACTCACATCAGCATGGTGATGGAAGGGATTCAAGCCCAGTCCCTTCCAATATGAGGCTGTGTCAAGCTCAATCTTGTATATCCCTGCTACAAACTGTTCTTTAGTTGTGAGTTCGTGGAGCTCTCCGTTGTCATTGGTTTGTCTGTGTGACAGCAGAAGAATGCACTTATGTATTTTGGTTAAAAGCCcgagaaaaatgcagtttttagCAATTGAACTTGAGTGATGTTGTGTGGCTCAAGTAATATGATGAATACTTCTATTGATCTAGAATGGCTTACGTCCATCTGTATTATGGACGCTTCAGAGCTTATCTTGGCATTTGCTGCTTCCACGATTGCCACAGCAGATGGCTGCCTGCCGTGTCGCTACTCTGCATGTTCTGAGGGTGAGCCAAAAGCTGGCGTTACTGTTCATAGACTCTTGGCAGAGTCTTGGTGTTAATTAAATGAACCCACTCAGAGGGAAAACTTCACCAGTGCTGTAAGCGTTGCGGAAGCTCTATGATGCACTTACTTACTGTGCAAGTAAGTGGGTCATCTCTCttgatttttctgtagtttacttatttaaaaacatagaGTATGGGCATTTTTTACAGTTGGCTATCTGAAATTTGAGGTCTGCTAGTTGAAATGACTGTAGGCCAGCCAACAGTGAGGCCTTATAGAATTCCTGTTGTCTGTATTGATCAGTTGGTTTTCCATCCTCAACAAACAGatggttttgtttgatttcaAGATGCTATCAGTGCTATCCAAGGCCATAGTACTGGCTTGAAACTATAGACCTTTGAACATCAGCCAGTCTGGGGCTCCAGAACCAATACTGACTGCTGTGTCTCAAACGTGTCTCTTGGTTGAAACgtatttctgtgaaatatgttaTACAATACTGGGTTTTTGACGGGGTAGGTTATCTGCAAATAACAGTGGTGCTAGTGCCTGATTCTAGAAGTCACAAACCACTGTTTTGTCTTCCATATAATTTTCTGAACATATTTTATTCAAGTtgcatgcagagaaaaataaagaattgaaTGTTTTTTATGTCATTGTCCAGTGCAGTACTTAGGATTTATTATTCCATATAACCATGAAGTCACAGAACACCGTTTGTATCTTACAAGATGCTCTGTAGTCACTTATCAGGGCTTTTCATCCATTCAAATGTTTCTAATTATTCTTTGTCATAGATTCATCATTATTAGAAAACTGTTCACTTCTCTAATAAGCTTTCTCAGCTACAACCAAACATATCTTTAACTGAGAACAGTTACTTCAGAATCTCTTGCTTACATTCAGTTATTTACAAATTAAGAAGGTTGGAGAGGTTGATTTAGTATTATCACAACTTTCGCATACTTTATGTTAAGGTTACTTTGTTCTTTGTTTCAGATGTTAAGTACGTTTTTAAGGCTTTGGTCAACATCCAGCTGTTTGGCTGAGTATATAAAGCCTCTAAGCTCAGATTTGAAGATAAGTAAACTGAACATCCTCCTAATGGAAAATCACACACGTTCCCAGTGTGTTCCAATGTGTGAAGCTATCTTCTCGCTT contains the following coding sequences:
- the LOC104053130 gene encoding transthyretin, producing the protein MPFHSVFLVFLAGLAFFSEAAPPDSADFKHPLFIKILDSVRGSPAPNVAVKLYKESADGSWELLNSKQTNDNGELHELTTKEQFVAGIYKIELDTASYWKGLGLNPFHHHADVVFTANDAGYRHYSIAVLLSPFSYSTTAVVSEPVE